Proteins from a genomic interval of Polaribacter sp. Q13:
- a CDS encoding DUF4920 domain-containing protein, with protein sequence MKYLIQFFLVILFVFTACKDGKKPANKIAEQKQEVNYDSFGTKIDLDNAISSEQLLAKFKTMKTGDTINVKFGSTIKEVCSKKGCWMKLPLDKEAETMVRFKDYGFFMPLDAKGREVVLNGKAFVQETSVKELQHYAEDAGKSKEEIAKITQPKKEFTFEADGVLIKKSI encoded by the coding sequence ATGAAATATTTGATACAATTTTTTTTAGTTATTTTGTTTGTATTTACGGCGTGTAAAGACGGAAAAAAACCAGCGAATAAAATAGCAGAACAAAAACAAGAAGTTAATTATGATTCTTTTGGCACCAAAATAGATTTAGACAATGCAATTAGTTCAGAACAATTACTAGCTAAATTTAAAACCATGAAAACTGGTGATACAATTAATGTAAAATTTGGTTCTACCATTAAAGAAGTTTGTTCTAAGAAAGGATGTTGGATGAAGTTGCCTTTAGATAAAGAAGCAGAAACTATGGTACGTTTTAAAGACTACGGTTTTTTTATGCCATTAGATGCTAAAGGAAGAGAAGTGGTTTTAAATGGTAAAGCATTTGTACAAGAAACTTCTGTTAAAGAATTACAGCATTATGCAGAAGATGCAGGAAAAAGTAAAGAAGAAATAGCAAAAATTACCCAACCTAAAAAAGAATTTACTTTTGAGGCAGATGGTGTTTTAATAAAAAAATCAATCTAA
- a CDS encoding branched-chain amino acid aminotransferase — translation MKSNIEIQRIEKSKIDSVDFNNLPFGSVYSDHMLECDFINGEWQTPVIKPYAPISLDPSAKIFHYGQSIFEGMKAYKDAEGNTMLFRPLENCKRLNKSAERLVIPNIPEDIFMDGLKKLLEVDNKWIPTNEGSSLYIRPFMFASGIGFHASPADAYKFIICTAPSGAYFSGKVKVLIEEKYARAANGGVGFAKAGGNYAAQFYPTQLAIDKGYNQVIWTDDNTHEYIEEAGAMNIFIRINDTLITSPTSDRILNGITRKSVIQIAEDMNIDVEVRKITVSEVIAAAQSGRLKEMFGAGTAAVISPISTFGYQGTDYDLPELETSFAETLKKAITDIQTNKAKDPYGWRVMI, via the coding sequence ATGAAATCTAATATAGAAATTCAACGTATAGAAAAATCGAAGATCGATTCTGTAGATTTTAATAATCTACCATTTGGTAGTGTATATTCTGACCACATGTTAGAATGTGATTTTATAAATGGCGAATGGCAAACACCAGTTATTAAACCATATGCTCCCATATCTTTAGATCCGTCAGCAAAGATTTTCCATTATGGACAATCCATTTTTGAAGGCATGAAAGCTTACAAAGATGCAGAAGGAAACACCATGTTATTTAGACCTTTAGAGAACTGTAAGCGTTTAAATAAATCCGCAGAACGTTTGGTCATTCCAAATATTCCAGAAGACATTTTTATGGATGGTTTAAAGAAATTATTAGAAGTTGATAATAAATGGATACCAACAAACGAAGGTAGCTCTCTATATATTAGACCTTTTATGTTTGCTTCTGGAATAGGATTTCATGCGTCACCTGCTGATGCTTACAAATTTATAATTTGTACAGCTCCTTCTGGTGCGTACTTTTCTGGTAAAGTAAAGGTTTTAATTGAAGAAAAATATGCTCGTGCAGCAAATGGAGGTGTTGGTTTTGCAAAAGCTGGAGGTAATTATGCCGCACAGTTTTACCCTACACAATTAGCTATAGACAAAGGTTATAATCAAGTAATTTGGACGGATGACAATACGCACGAATATATTGAAGAAGCTGGCGCGATGAATATTTTTATCAGAATAAATGACACTTTAATTACAAGTCCTACTAGCGATAGAATTTTAAATGGAATTACACGTAAAAGTGTTATTCAAATTGCTGAAGACATGAATATTGATGTTGAAGTTAGAAAAATTACTGTTTCTGAAGTAATTGCCGCAGCGCAAAGTGGTCGTTTAAAAGAAATGTTTGGAGCAGGAACTGCTGCTGTTATTTCTCCAATTTCTACTTTTGGTTACCAAGGTACCGATTATGATTTACCTGAATTAGAGACTTCTTTTGCAGAAACTCTAAAAAAGGCTATTACAGATATTCAAACAAACAAAGCGAA